The genomic segment AAGAAGTTGAAGGTTCTCATATACCTCCTTTCCGCCTTTTGACTTGGGGATGATATGGTCGATTTCCATCACGTCTTCCTCACGGAATGTTAGTTCGCATTGGGTACACTTCCCTTTTTGTTTCTTTAAGAGCTTAGAGACTCTTGTGGATACTCCAGGTTGTTTTCCCATTCTTGTACTCCAATATTTTAGGTTGCCGTCGTATGGGCTGGCTTCGCCTTTAACCTTGACATGACGTACGATTGGCGTTTCACTATGGCTTCTTAACTGCATCGGGTTTGATTCCGAGCGGGTTGCAAATGCCCAGTTACGTCTTCCAATTGTTTGCCAATATTTAATGGCTATCCACTTACCTGTTTTATTCGAGTGCCTTCTTCTCCCCCATCGGAGTAGTTTCCAGAATAGAAGGTTATCCAGGTAGGAGAAGACTTCTTTAGACACTATCGTTGAGTAATAATTGCTCCATCCCCTGATTACCGGATTAAGATGCCTTATTAGGGCTTCTTGCGGTGCGGAGATGTGCATTTCGATTATCTCTTTCAGTTTTCGGTAGTGGGTTTGGATAGCTTTCTTGCTGGGTTTTATTATGGTTTTGAACCCTAGGGGGTTTCCGCGTGGATTTGCTCCGGTTTTGTATTTTCCGACGTTGTATTGTCGGATGTTGAAACCAAGGAAATCAAATCCTGTGCTTTTCCCTTCCAACGTATGGGTTAGATGGGTTTTAGCCTCTTTGAGTTCTAGCCCAATTCCTTTTAGCCATTCCTGAATGTGGTCACGGCACTTTTGTATTACATCTCGGTTTTCGTGGATGATTACGAAGTCGTCGGCATATCTAATTAAGGACACCGCCTCTCTTCGGTGTGTGAGACTACCCTTTCCGGGTAATTTTCCCACTAAGTCTTTGATGATCTCCTCCATGCCATGGAGGGCGATATTTGCCAGCAAGGGGCTTATTACGCCTCCCTGTGGTGTACCCTCATCCGTTGGAATTAGCTGCTTGGAGTCAATTACTCCAGCTTTTAGCCATGCCCGGATTTGTCGTCTAATAGCGGGAAATGTTTCGAGCTTATCAAGTAGGGCGTTGTGATTTATCCTGTCAAAGCATTGAGCAATGTCCGCATCTAGCACCCATTTGGGTTTGTATCTGATGGCGTTGAATATGGCTCCTATTGCGTCATGACAAGACCTTCCGGGTCTAAACCCGTAGGAGTTTGGTTCAAAAACAGCTTCCCATTGAGGTTCGAGTGCCATTTTTACTAGGGCTTGGGCTGCGCGGTCATTCATGGTGGGTATTCCTAGTGGTCTCTTTTCACCCCGTCCCGGTTTCGGTATCCATACCCGACGAGCAGGTTTGGATTTCGAGCTGAGTTTCAATTGACCTACCAGGTTCATACGCGCTTCTGGAGATAGGGCTTTAACCCCGTCTACTCCTGCGGTCTTTTTACCCTGGTTGTCTTGTGTTACCCTTCTGACCGCTAAAAGCTTGGCTGACCAGCTCTTCAGTAGCAACTTTTGGAGTCCGCAAACTGTTCTTACGTCACCACGACGCTTGGCTTGATAAATCCGTTTTTGCAGTCGGAACACGCAGCGTTCAACTGATTTCCAGTCGATTTGTCGCCATTCCAGTCTCACCGTATTATTGCTAATCGTTTTGGACATAACTGTTACTCAAGCTTTATCTTCCAAGTTATCGTGAGTCCGTCAGCATATCCAACTCATTACAAGTTGGCGTTTGCTTCTGACTCAATCTCCCCCCCTGTTAGCTTACGGATGGTTTCCTGCTCAGGTTTTCGACCTTGTTCCTGAGAGCATAACAGGAGGTTAATTCGTTCCGGATATCGATTGTTTGTGCGGTTAGGATGCCACTTTACGCCGGGTTTGTTCCGGGTACATGAGAGGTCAAAACAGTAGTTGCCTCCCCTTAATCCTTAGCCTTTTGGCTCCTGCGTATCAGTCTAATTTTCGCAGGTTTAAGATAACGACGCTTCAGACATGGCTTCGTATTCCTATCCGTACGCACTTGCTTGACGGGGTACTCGTTTTAGACCCGAACTTAACCGTCTTTCATCCCCGCTTCACCGATTGATGACCAGTCGCTACAATGGGGGAGGTGCTTTCACGTGATGTACCTCACGGGATGGGCTTACACCATCATCGATATCCAGTTGTCAAGGTTCTATATCCCTTGCCCCGCCTACGTTTTAGGGGTTTCCTTTTACTTTTGGCGGGAACGAATCGCACACTGTTG from the Roseofilum capinflatum BLCC-M114 genome contains:
- the ltrA gene encoding group II intron reverse transcriptase/maturase, giving the protein MSKTISNNTVRLEWRQIDWKSVERCVFRLQKRIYQAKRRGDVRTVCGLQKLLLKSWSAKLLAVRRVTQDNQGKKTAGVDGVKALSPEARMNLVGQLKLSSKSKPARRVWIPKPGRGEKRPLGIPTMNDRAAQALVKMALEPQWEAVFEPNSYGFRPGRSCHDAIGAIFNAIRYKPKWVLDADIAQCFDRINHNALLDKLETFPAIRRQIRAWLKAGVIDSKQLIPTDEGTPQGGVISPLLANIALHGMEEIIKDLVGKLPGKGSLTHRREAVSLIRYADDFVIIHENRDVIQKCRDHIQEWLKGIGLELKEAKTHLTHTLEGKSTGFDFLGFNIRQYNVGKYKTGANPRGNPLGFKTIIKPSKKAIQTHYRKLKEIIEMHISAPQEALIRHLNPVIRGWSNYYSTIVSKEVFSYLDNLLFWKLLRWGRRRHSNKTGKWIAIKYWQTIGRRNWAFATRSESNPMQLRSHSETPIVRHVKVKGEASPYDGNLKYWSTRMGKQPGVSTRVSKLLKKQKGKCTQCELTFREEDVMEIDHIIPKSKGGKEVYENLQLLHRHCHDVKTARDGSLGVHDKNQVVEEPCEGKLSRTVLKTSRVGDCPA